A stretch of the Excalfactoria chinensis isolate bCotChi1 chromosome 25, bCotChi1.hap2, whole genome shotgun sequence genome encodes the following:
- the LOC140262546 gene encoding LOW QUALITY PROTEIN: uncharacterized protein (The sequence of the model RefSeq protein was modified relative to this genomic sequence to represent the inferred CDS: substituted 1 base at 1 genomic stop codon), which produces MSSSMADADKEQPGMSEDGLMVGHASGRTRSETEERVAVWDAVAACIREQLLVHKGVWIPTFGSFDIISKEIRMEDKTVTLCWPVFQLASNLIAMHRLRSHRGSLPVDRKVEALKSSQVAAAASVSWKTAQTCIQSTVSLLSSCLQNGENVAVVLKDVGVLLIDGLTFQMKFYYDFLEKLSGKENFRRAVRKAPLLLDMGVSRVTPVASLVFSGCLVVLPKFQMELVPKLPPLIRRQSSGSFSGSGKATKVETLPPLTGGKKVRFDKTPTFIRRLSTASVDGGQLRKIKNRLRRESIACSVLPHIRAVPAAPEQPMSCQLQGQEGTDNQEGLGXTRRVKFLDEEGEAEEAQHESALPELQEDETPGTPSRLALRACDSVTLLRKRVEKSREESPMQEMAAAASRAESSLPQESSTIRSGFLPPIRNETGSPRCQSPKTEAPPRRKDTPYPF; this is translated from the exons ATGAGCTCCAGCATGGCTGACGCCGACAAGGAGCAACCTGGAATGAGCGAGGACGGCCTCATGGTGGGCCATGCCTCTGGACGAACACGCAGTGAAACTGAAG AGCGAGTTGCCGTCTGGGATGCGGTGGCCGCCTGCATCcgagagcagctcctggtgcacaAG GGGGTCTGGATTCCCACCTTTGGCTCCTTTGACATCATCTCCAAGGAGATCAGGATGGAGGACAAGACCGTGACCCTGTGCTGGCCCGTGTTTCAGCTGGCCAGCAACCTCATTGCTATGCACCGCCTCAGGTCCCACAGGGGGTCCCTGCCAG TTGACAGGAAGGTGGAGGCCctgaagagcagccaggtgGCCGCAGCTGCCTCTGTGAGCTGGAAGACAGCGCAGACCTGCATCCAAAGCACCGTGtcgctgctctccagctgcctgcagaatggggagaACGTGGCTGTGGTTCTTAAGGACGTTGGAGTGCTGCTCATTGACGGGCTGACCTTCCAAATGAAGTTCTATTACGACTTCCTCGAGAAGCTGTCGGGGAaagagaacttcaggagagccgTCCGCAAG GCCCCCTTGCTGCTGGACATGGGGGTGTCCCGTGTGACACCGGTGGCTTCCCTGGTGTTCTCTGGCTGCCTTGTCGTATTACCCAA gTTTCAAATGGAGTTGGTCCCCAAACTGCCGCCGCTGATACGCCGCCAGTCCTCCGGGAGCTTCTCTGGGTCAGGGAAAGCAACCAAAGTAGAGACTTTGCCACCTCTTACTGGGGGCAAGAAAG TAAGATTTGACAAGACTCCAACCTTCATCAGACGCCTGAGCACTGCAAGTGTTGATGGAGGGCAGTTGCGAAAGATAAAGAACAGACTGCGGAGGGAGAGCATTGCCTGCAG tgttctgccacacatccgggcagtgcctgcagccccagagcagccgatgagctgccagctgcagggccaggagggAACGGATAACCAAGAAGGGCTGGGCTGAACAAGACGGGTCAAGTTCCTCGAtgaagaaggagaagcagaggaagcccAGCATGAGAGTGCGCTGCCCGAACTGCAGGAAGATGAGACCCCAGGCACACCATCCAGGCTGGCGCTTCGGGCATGTGACTCGGTGACACTTCTGAGGAAGAGggttgagaagagcagggaaga GTCTCCCAtgcaagagatggcagcagcagcatctcgtGCTGAGTCCAGCCTACCACAGGAGTCCTCAACCATCAGATCTGGATTTCTGCCTCCCATAAGGAATGAAACGGGGTCTCCCAGATGTCAGTCTCCAAAGACCGAAGCCCCACCCCGCAGGAAGGACACACCTTACCCATTCTGA